The genomic segment AaaagattgctttttttttttttaactaaaagcTGGACTTAATGTTCACACAAGAAAGCATGATTTCCAGAGAATTGCCTCTGGTGGAAACAATGGGAAGTGATGTAATACAGTTTGTTAACAGCAAAGTCATTGCTTCATGTTTCTACTGAGCATCCCAGAAACCATATAGCTTTAATGACGTTAAGTTTCTTGTTATCACAGCTAAAAGTCTAGCTTCGGATGACAGGAAATActtatcagaaaaaaaaacaagaataaaggaaaaagaaaaaagaaaaaagaatccatttctactatataaaaaatggtATGGAACAAGGTGCATTATAACTAATGGCTCTCTCACACAAGATCGCATTAGATGGTAGAAGTGAATCACAAAAAGGGAgccattaaaataaaagacatcCTAAATGTCAACCAtgttaagattttatttctagataagaaaataattcactgaCATGATTATGCATGAAATTATTAACTGGGACTTGCAAAGCAGCACCTTCTCCCATTTGGGACAATGAGCAGGGAAATATATTTAAACCACAACAAAAgcagtattttttattgcacaTCATCATCATAGAATATCATTACTTCCCAAAGAAAAAGGCAACATTCCAAAACATCACTGACTCGACAAGAGAAATTAAACATTGAAACTGCCACaagtttaaatttaatgttaCTTTCTGCAATCGCTCTGGCGGTGTTTATATTCTGTCCACTGCACAGATATAGATCTGAGAAATAAATGAATGTCTTGTTCTGAAAGCATAGTATTTGTGTCAAACAGATCATACCGATGCAATAATAATCAGCTTTCCAGCTCCGGAAGAGCCCCCAATGATTGCAACAATTAAACTAGGGACTATGGCTAAGCTTCGAGTTAAGAAGTTCCTTAACCATGGTGTCAATCGTAAATCAAGAAATCCCTGCAGTAAGAAATGAAAGGAATAATGAGTGACAAAACAGCCCCAGGAAGCAAAAGAAACAACAATGACAATTTGAATTGCAGAACATCTAAAACTCTGCAACAAAATTTAAGAATGCTACCACAAAGTCTATTTCTTAAGTTCAAAGCGACTGCTTTCTAGTCAGAAACTCATGTGCTGACATTGAGAAATAAGAATTTCTTAGAGTGACTCTCAAATACCTGCATGACATACTGCCCTGCATAAGTTCCTGTTATTGTAGAGCTCTGACCTGATGCCAGCAATGCAATTGCAAAAAGTTTCGAACTCCAACTACCTAATACATTCTGCAAGCAAGAAACCACAATGGCactatcatgaaaaaaaatatctggaTCAATAGAGCACTGAGGaaattgaaaaatcacaatATGTTATAATAGTAGAAAACCATCTCAGAATTGACAGGACAATCAGATTATTGAAAATGTTGCTGAGTTGCATACTTCAAGAAGAAAGGAAGCTTTGTTCAAGTCCAAGTCCTTGCATTTTTCTTGATCTTGAGCATTTATATTTTGTGAGTTGCAAACTGCACCACTCACGGAAATGATAGATACATTGATGAGAAAGGCCAAAACGAGAGCAAAGCCACTTTCTATCATGTAAAATCTGCAAGCATCCTGTGAACAAGAATGGCATTCATTGCTGCCTGTTAATAAATTGACAGTGTAGATCCATATTTCAAGAAGTTCATTCTGGATGTcaaaatttttaacattttaccagtgattttaaaatttatcattcTGAAAAGTGCACCCAAAATTTTAAGCTTAAAAGAAACTGGCCAGAACAGAAATTAAATCAGGTCTATACAATTAACTAATTAGTTTGCTTGAAGATTCTTCCCAAAGAGGCTATTTTCTACATATGCCAGAGAGCATGCATGAGAAAACAGGTAGGAAGGTAACAAATAACACTAAAATGGCTAAAAGCTCACTGACCAGAAGGCTaaacaatgaatttattttgtgattATGTTAGTTAATCCTGCAGTTTACAAAGACCAAAAAAACAGTAGGGAAATCCACTAGTAGACAAGAGCACGAATGTAGCACATGCATATAATCTTTCTAAAGAGGCTTCAGAACTGCCAACTCCCAATGACTCAACCCTTTTAATATCAAAGCACTTTTGAACACTTGAACTACACATTAACATGCACATACATGAAAACAAACTTAAGGTTTTTCTCAAGTACATGCACAAGCAAGCTCAAAGTAGTCTACTCATCATATTTACCTTGATGCCATGCATAGATCGTGGGATTTTCCTTGAAAGCACCAATGCTGAATGGAGAAAGAGATTGTGCCTGCAAGGATGTCATAAAAGCCTGGCAAATTTAAGAGGGGTTTTACAAATGCAAGAAAACATGAATAGATTGAACATAAAACACATACGGCATAACCATAGCACCGAGAAGTGAAATTGCCAGACCAGCAGCACCATTTCCCTTTAATTGGGGAACAAAGAGCCCTTTCAGAACTTCCTTCGCATCAGGCTTTGCGTAGCCAAGCTCTGCAAAAAAGCATCCAGCTATGGTACACACGAGAAAAGCAATAAAGAGTTCAAGCTTCCGAACCTGTACAAGGAAAACAAGATGGACTAACATGGTTTAATTCAACATAATAGAAATGTAGTAGCAAGAGCAAATTCTTCTTCTGGATAAGTGAAACGTCAAGACAGTGTTGAAAACATATAGCAATTGGGAAGAAATCAAAGTACCCCATATTGCTGTAGTGCTAAAAGGACAAGAGTGCTGAGGCCAGTCAGAAGAACACCAATCCATACCGGAATTTTGAAGAGCATGTTCAACGCAAAGGCTGTCCCAATCACTGGAAGGAGATGGAAGCATtttttggtaccaaacattgaTTATTAACATGAAAGAAACAGGCTGCTCTCTTTTAATACACCAGCATTTTGGCCATAATTTTCCTCTAAGAAATAAAATCAGTTGAAAACAAGAGTGGGGTGCTAAGTACATGCATGTGCACCATGTGTTTGATGCTTGGAGCAATGACTTCATTATACCATGTAATGCTCAAAGCAAACCAGAGATACCCTCACCTTCAGGAATGTCACATGCAACTATGGCAATTTCAGCAAGGACCCACAAGATGAAGTTTGGTATTCTAGGATATTCATTCCTACAGTGTTCTGCTAAATGTTTTCCTGCAACGAGAAAGataattttgggaaaaaaatatctGTATTAATACTTAAACAGTGGAGAAGATGTAGAACAAATTAGCAAGTTTAGATTTCACATACCAGTGACAACACCCAAATTTGCTGCAAGAGATTGGATAATAAGAGCAGCACATGAAGCTACTAATATGATCCAAAGTAActgcaagttttttaaaaggaaGTCCCTCAGGAAAAGCAACAGtacacaaaacaaatttaaaaaaaaaaaaaaaacctaacaaatCCACATGCTAGAAACTTTCTGCAGGCTCTAGATTTTCACTTTCAAAAAGGTGTCCATCAAAAGACCTGAGACCCTTGACGCACTATGCCACATGATATAGCCATCATTCTGGATCCTTTTTTTCAGGGGAGGAATCCAGAGGAAAATGTGTCATAAATATTAGCTACTGTGTTCCGTAAAATTCATTGAAGTGCAAAATTCCAATTTATCCTCTAACACGACTTTCTATGGTATTCCACCACATGATGCTCCAGATCTCTTCTTTGATAACATTACATTTTGACAAATTTCAAAGGCTGAAATCAAGAGGGAAAACAAACTGAATTAAGATAAAAGGCAGACCTCATACTTGTATTGCGCTCCTGACTGCAGGTCAGTTTCAACTGcaagttaaaacaaaatattcagCACTTGTCATTATTTCTAACCATGTTACAAGCAGCATCACAAAGAAATGCTTTTGATCTTACAATTTCCAGGGTCAATGTATGCAATTGAAACAAGGAACCCTGGACCCATGTATGCAAATAGGTTTTTCCAGCTTTTCCTCTGCATAAACAAAGTACACATGGACCTTCAATCAAGCATTTCACATTTAAAGCAATTTGATAAAGACAAGCAATGAAGCACATAGGCATATTATCAATCACAAGTTTCATGCTAGAAACATCCAGAATGCCTGATAGGAACATGTTAAGGCTGAGAACCACTGGCACCCAAGATTctgatgaataataaaattatacatgaaaCATTTATGCCTCGATAGATGAGtatattcaatttatttcataTCATATACAGAGACATAGTATTGATCTCTTTGTTAAGAAAAGAGCTTATGTTGAAGTCAATTTTGGTAACATTATCATAGTTTGCAAGCTGCAATATGCTTTGCATTCCTCGTTGCACTAAATCATGCTACTTTTCCACAACATGAAAGCATATCAAACAAACTATCTGCTGGCACAACCTATCTATGTGACTGTTAGAAGAAGAGTTTCCCATGCTTTAACCTAAAATTATTCGCCTTTCTAGCCATCACGTGCATGCTCATACAAAATTCTCCAATTCATCAGCCCATAGAGTTCTCAAAAGTTTGTCATGTCATTTGAATATCGTCCACTACTAATCAAACATTCAAACATTTATTTGCCAGACAGATGCCAACACTAATCGCTAAGAATTTCCATAACTACAAGTCATGACTTTGTTTGAGGACGTGAGCTATATAAAGGAGAACAAGACAAAAAAGACCTTCCCAATACACGCTGCTGGAGTCACTGCCTTTCTCAGGATAATCTAAAGGTGAGAAACACATAAAAGTTCCAGTTTTGTTCATACCCACAAGCCTTTTGGAAGACATGGGAAGCTCAAAGTCCTTGTCAAATGTCAAGTACATAGTTTGAATGCTTATGTCACCCTAACTGTCATTAGGATATCGAAGAAACAACAGAAATGCATGactgaataaaaatgaaaaaaaaaatctcttgcaCTTTCAGATACAAAATAAACCTCATCATATTCTTACAGGTaagttcaaaataataatacagCCTTGGAATTTATAACTAGACTAACATCATCAATGATATAATTGAGTGTAACAGAACTATTAAACTTTTTATCTTATCCGTCTCATTTCTATAAAGTCAAAGATGGAAATAGAAAAGTAATTGAAAGTCTGCCAATCAAATTGAAagagacagaaaaaaaataaaacaactacAATGATGATATCAGGTCAGTTGAATACTATGATATTTAGATACCATGTTTCAGCTGTGCAAGTTGTTCCCTACCTTAATagagaaacaaaagaagagaaaacaaatttgaattgaattaagtAATTACACCATGACACTAAGCAGTAATTATCACTTAAATTTGCTTCCTAAAACACCATTTGACTCTTTGTTTCTATAAAACAAGCTTACATCATCTTTACTAACCTCAAAAGTCATTCAATTATCTCAATTCCTTACCACAAACACCATCTTTTCACGCACTCATGATGAGAGCTTAATTCAAACAAATGGAAGACACCAAATGCAACACACAAGCAAATATTATACATAAATTCAAACGCAAAATTTTTCAACATATGCAAGTTCATATATTGGTGGCTCCCCGAGATGGGTCCCACAGGAATGCCAGACATGAAAGACATGAACCTCGTACTAGTCTGAAACACATAGAAACACACAAACCCACATGcatacatacaaatttttttttttttgtttctgagTCGGGATATTTTCGGGCCAGATTCCTTTGGCACACGTATATACATGTACACACGTGTgtattcatattttctttggcATCACTTTCTGTctataaaaatctctcattaaattATAATAGAGATAGAATAAAAATGGAGTAAGTGCAAACATGGCAACTCTAATGAGAATCAATAGTAGTATTGATAGTTTAAAAGAAAACTTACATCAGGCACGATAATTTGTTCAGGATCTGAATTCTCAATCAATGGTGCATTAGAGAAACTCCTATTTCCAGTGCTGGAAATGAACTGTGGCTGCACAGAAGACGAACCCGCCATGGCTAACTCCCACTGTAAACTGTGTTTTCATTGAAACAGGCAAAATTTGGAAGAAAGAAGGAAACTTTGAGAGAAGCAAGTAGATATTACAGCAATTCAATCACAACAACGCAATCTGGATTCAGATTTAATGATTAGGAAACCAAGATTAACGTAGATCAAACAAACCCATCAGAGGAAAACAGAAAAAGAGAGGATCTTTTGGTGATAAAAAGAACAGAAACTAACCTCAGTAGCACAAGATGCAAATGAAGAGACAGAGTTCACCGGTTTCAGCCTGTGCTTTATAAACTGCTTCGGCACAATTTGTAGGATTTGTAAGACTCTCGGTCGCAGATACACACTCAATATAAGCTCACTC from the Populus nigra chromosome 1, ddPopNigr1.1, whole genome shotgun sequence genome contains:
- the LOC133695010 gene encoding metal transporter Nramp1, producing the protein MAGSSSVQPQFISSTGNRSFSNAPLIENSDPEQIIVPDRKSWKNLFAYMGPGFLVSIAYIDPGNFETDLQSGAQYKYELLWIILVASCAALIIQSLAANLGVVTGKHLAEHCRNEYPRIPNFILWVLAEIAIVACDIPEVIGTAFALNMLFKIPVWIGVLLTGLSTLVLLALQQYGVRKLELFIAFLVCTIAGCFFAELGYAKPDAKEVLKGLFVPQLKGNGAAGLAISLLGAMVMPHNLFLHSALVLSRKIPRSMHGIKDACRFYMIESGFALVLAFLINVSIISVSGAVCNSQNINAQDQEKCKDLDLNKASFLLENVLGSWSSKLFAIALLASGQSSTITGTYAGQYVMQGFLDLRLTPWLRNFLTRSLAIVPSLIVAIIGGSSGAGKLIIIASMILSFELPFALVPLLKFTSSKTKMGIHANSTTISSITWVIGFLIMAINIYYLASSFIKILLHGHLKLVAAIFLGIFGFLGMAVYLAGVAYLVLRRNKEATHLVALTSENPQIANESGNAGLCSLPREDIACMQLPQRRSNANDL